From the uncultured Desulfovibrio sp. genome, one window contains:
- the argJ gene encoding bifunctional glutamate N-acetyltransferase/amino-acid acetyltransferase ArgJ, giving the protein MQDDLPKGFRAGAAAANFKKAGRDDLGIIVSDTTAVLAGMFTQNLFKAAPVLVCQEILASRGTARAVLANSGQANACTGDEGLANCHATQAMVAGLSGLEADEILPLSTGVVGAHLKMDLWLDAVPKLVSNIGTRDAEGFTRAFMTTDAFPKFSMREVTLAGGTVRLTVMAKGAGMICPNMATMLCVALTDAKVARDPWQAMFGRAVEKTFNRVSVDGDTSTNDTILGLANGASGVVAESAADLALLEEALTDILGTVSHMLVMDGEGASKVIHITVTGAASDDDARTVARSVGHSQLVKTAIYGGDANWGRIVTAVGYSGAKFDPAKVSMKLCGIERFRLGCPVNEDKEDALAELLKAKDVQVEIDLGGGSGFYNFQASDLGHEYVTLNSDYRS; this is encoded by the coding sequence ATGCAGGACGATCTGCCAAAGGGTTTCAGGGCTGGGGCTGCGGCTGCCAATTTCAAAAAGGCTGGCCGGGACGACCTTGGCATTATAGTTTCAGACACAACCGCTGTGCTGGCGGGAATGTTCACCCAGAACCTGTTCAAGGCCGCACCTGTGCTTGTGTGCCAGGAAATACTTGCAAGTCGCGGCACCGCGCGCGCTGTTCTTGCCAATTCCGGCCAGGCCAACGCCTGCACCGGTGATGAGGGGCTTGCCAACTGCCACGCCACGCAGGCTATGGTGGCTGGCCTTAGCGGGCTTGAGGCCGATGAAATTTTGCCCCTTTCCACTGGCGTTGTGGGCGCGCATCTCAAAATGGATCTGTGGCTTGATGCCGTCCCCAAGTTGGTCAGCAATATCGGCACTCGCGATGCGGAGGGCTTTACCCGCGCCTTTATGACCACGGATGCCTTTCCCAAATTTTCCATGCGCGAGGTTACGCTTGCAGGCGGCACTGTGCGCCTTACCGTGATGGCCAAGGGCGCGGGCATGATCTGCCCCAATATGGCAACCATGCTCTGCGTGGCGCTTACAGACGCCAAGGTGGCGCGCGATCCCTGGCAGGCCATGTTTGGCCGTGCCGTGGAAAAGACCTTCAACCGGGTGAGCGTTGACGGCGACACCTCGACCAACGACACCATTCTGGGCCTTGCCAACGGCGCGTCTGGCGTTGTCGCTGAAAGTGCGGCTGATCTGGCACTGCTGGAAGAAGCGCTTACCGACATTCTGGGCACTGTGTCGCATATGCTGGTTATGGATGGTGAAGGAGCCAGCAAGGTTATCCACATCACCGTGACCGGTGCCGCCAGTGATGACGATGCCCGCACCGTGGCGCGCAGCGTGGGGCATTCACAGCTGGTAAAGACCGCCATCTACGGCGGCGATGCCAACTGGGGCCGCATCGTTACGGCTGTTGGTTACAGCGGCGCGAAGTTTGACCCCGCCAAGGTCAGCATGAAGCTGTGCGGCATTGAGCGCTTCCGCCTGGGCTGTCCTGTCAATGAAGACAAGGAAGACGCCTTGGCCGAACTGCTCAAGGCCAAGGACGTGCAGGTGGAGATTGATCTGGGCGGCGGTTCCGGTTTCTACAATTTCCAGGCTTCCGACCTTGGTCATGAATACGTGACCCTGAACTCTGACTACCGTTCGTAA
- the rpsL gene encoding 30S ribosomal protein S12 has product MPTINQLIRIERKAVVKRKKTPALQACPQRRGVCTRVYTTTPKKPNSALRKVARVRLTNGIEVTAYIPGEGHNLQEHSVVIIRGGRVKDLPGVRYHIVRGTLDTSGVADRRKSRSKYGAKRPK; this is encoded by the coding sequence ATGCCCACGATTAACCAGCTTATCCGCATTGAGCGGAAGGCCGTGGTGAAGCGCAAGAAGACCCCCGCCCTGCAGGCTTGCCCGCAGCGCCGTGGCGTTTGCACCCGCGTTTACACCACCACCCCGAAAAAGCCTAACTCGGCTCTGCGTAAGGTCGCCCGTGTGCGCCTGACCAACGGTATCGAAGTTACGGCCTACATCCCCGGCGAAGGCCACAACCTTCAGGAACACTCCGTGGTCATCATCCGCGGCGGTCGTGTAAAAGACTTGCCCGGTGTCCGTTACCACATCGTGCGCGGTACCCTTGATACGTCCGGCGTGGCCGATCGTCGCAAGAGCCGTTCCAAGTACGGCGCCAAGCGTCCCAAGTAG
- the lipB gene encoding lipoyl(octanoyl) transferase LipB — MYAFDLGCAAYQRAFEIQKQAQAYVLQGGDDILLLLEHPPTVTLGKNSGQENLPPNLASLWGSAVDVVHSTRGGNITCHFPGQLVAYPIINLKKRTGGVRAYVNDVEEAAIRTVRRFGIEAARKPGFPGVWVGGSKIASLGIAVQRHVTLHGLAMNVDRDLSLFNIITPCGLDGVTATSVQREQVGDLATMDAVKACFLEAFCEVFSQPLPPLQSTQACEALLAGQP, encoded by the coding sequence ATGTACGCATTTGATCTCGGCTGCGCCGCCTACCAGCGCGCCTTTGAAATACAAAAACAGGCGCAGGCTTACGTGCTTCAGGGCGGCGACGACATTCTGCTGCTTCTGGAGCATCCGCCCACCGTCACCCTGGGCAAAAACTCCGGCCAGGAGAATCTGCCTCCCAACCTCGCCAGTCTGTGGGGTTCGGCTGTGGATGTTGTGCACAGCACGCGCGGCGGCAATATTACCTGCCATTTTCCCGGTCAGCTGGTGGCCTACCCCATCATCAATCTGAAAAAGCGCACCGGGGGCGTCCGGGCCTATGTAAATGATGTGGAAGAAGCCGCCATCCGCACGGTGCGGCGCTTTGGTATTGAAGCGGCCCGCAAGCCGGGCTTTCCCGGCGTATGGGTGGGCGGCAGCAAGATTGCCTCTCTGGGCATTGCCGTGCAGCGCCACGTGACCCTGCACGGTCTGGCCATGAATGTGGACAGGGATCTTTCCCTCTTCAACATCATCACCCCCTGCGGCCTTGACGGCGTGACCGCCACCTCGGTGCAGCGGGAACAAGTCGGCGACCTGGCGACTATGGATGCTGTGAAAGCATGCTTTCTTGAGGCCTTTTGCGAGGTTTTCAGCCAGCCGCTGCCGCCCCTGCAATCGACGCAAGCCTGCGAAGCCCTGCTCGCGGGCCAACCGTAA
- the fusA gene encoding elongation factor G, with translation MSRTVAVNKQRNIGIMAHIDAGKTTTTERILFYTGVNHKIGETHDGASTMDWMEQEQERGITITSAATTCFWKDCRVNIIDTPGHVDFTIEVERSLRVLDGAVCVFDAVAGVEPQSETVWRQADRYNVPRICFVNKMDRIGANFFRCVEMIHDRLGAKAVPLQLPIGSEDKFEGVVDLVRGHAIRFDKSSKGAEFSVEDVPAEMKDLYDEKHHEMLEAVAEEDEALLEKYLAGETLSEEEIISCIRKATIARNIVPVLLGSAFRNMGVQPLLDAVVDYLPSPVDIPAMPGHVAGKPEDIVECHCDDKEPLAGLVFKLFSDPFIGHLSFFRIYSGFLESGMTVYNANTGKRERIGRILKMHANKREDVKWAGAGDIVALVGLKNASTGDTLCDEKREVILESLNIPDPVIEVAIEPKTKADRDALSAALNKLAKEDPSFRVKGDDETNQTLIAGMGELHLEIIVDRLTREFGVNANVGKPQVAYRETISKPAKSDLKYAKQSGGRGQYGHVVIEVEPNPGNGYEFVNAISGGVIPKEYIPAVDKGINDALKSGVLAGFPVVDVKVKLIFGSYHEVDSSEQAFYVAGSMAIKDGMRKATPVLLEPIMDVEVVTPEEYLGDVMGDLNGRRGRVQSMEARAGGAQSVRAQVPLSAMFGYATDLRSRTQGRATFTMQFDHYERVPQAIAEEIQKSRT, from the coding sequence GTGTCCCGCACCGTTGCTGTAAACAAACAGCGCAATATCGGCATTATGGCCCATATTGACGCAGGCAAGACTACCACCACCGAACGCATTCTTTTCTACACCGGCGTTAATCACAAGATCGGCGAAACGCACGACGGCGCCTCCACCATGGACTGGATGGAGCAGGAACAGGAACGCGGCATTACCATTACTTCCGCCGCCACCACCTGCTTCTGGAAAGACTGCCGCGTTAACATCATCGACACCCCCGGCCACGTGGACTTCACCATTGAAGTGGAACGTTCGCTGCGCGTGCTCGACGGTGCCGTGTGCGTGTTCGACGCCGTTGCCGGCGTGGAACCCCAGTCTGAAACCGTGTGGCGTCAGGCTGACCGCTACAATGTCCCCCGCATCTGCTTTGTGAACAAGATGGACCGTATCGGCGCCAACTTCTTCCGTTGCGTGGAGATGATTCACGACCGTCTTGGCGCCAAGGCCGTGCCGTTGCAGTTGCCCATCGGCAGCGAAGACAAGTTTGAAGGCGTGGTGGATCTGGTGCGCGGGCATGCCATCCGTTTTGACAAAAGCTCCAAGGGCGCGGAATTCAGCGTTGAAGACGTGCCTGCCGAAATGAAGGATCTTTACGACGAAAAGCATCACGAGATGCTGGAAGCCGTGGCAGAGGAAGACGAAGCCCTGCTCGAAAAGTACCTTGCCGGCGAGACTCTTTCCGAAGAAGAAATCATCTCCTGCATCCGCAAGGCCACCATTGCCCGCAACATCGTGCCGGTGCTGCTGGGTTCCGCCTTCCGCAACATGGGTGTGCAGCCCCTGCTGGACGCGGTGGTGGACTACTTGCCTTCTCCGGTGGACATCCCGGCCATGCCCGGCCACGTTGCTGGCAAGCCCGAAGACATTGTGGAATGCCATTGCGACGACAAGGAACCCCTTGCCGGTCTGGTGTTCAAGCTTTTCTCCGACCCCTTCATCGGTCACTTGTCCTTCTTCCGTATTTACTCCGGCTTCCTTGAATCCGGCATGACCGTGTACAACGCCAACACCGGCAAGCGCGAACGCATTGGCCGCATCCTGAAGATGCACGCCAACAAGCGTGAAGACGTGAAATGGGCTGGCGCTGGCGACATCGTGGCTCTGGTGGGTCTGAAAAACGCCTCCACCGGCGACACCCTGTGCGACGAAAAGCGCGAAGTCATTCTGGAATCGCTGAACATTCCTGATCCGGTTATCGAAGTTGCCATTGAGCCCAAGACCAAGGCCGACCGCGACGCTCTTTCCGCCGCCCTGAACAAGCTGGCCAAGGAAGATCCCTCGTTCCGCGTGAAGGGCGACGATGAAACCAACCAGACCCTGATCGCCGGTATGGGCGAACTGCACCTGGAAATCATTGTTGACCGCCTCACCCGCGAATTCGGCGTGAACGCCAACGTGGGCAAGCCCCAGGTTGCCTACCGCGAAACCATTTCCAAGCCTGCCAAGTCGGACCTCAAGTACGCCAAGCAGTCTGGTGGTCGTGGTCAGTACGGTCACGTTGTCATTGAAGTGGAACCCAATCCCGGCAACGGTTATGAGTTCGTCAATGCCATCTCCGGCGGCGTTATTCCCAAGGAATACATCCCCGCAGTGGACAAGGGTATCAACGATGCCCTGAAGTCCGGCGTGCTGGCTGGCTTCCCCGTCGTGGACGTGAAGGTTAAGCTCATTTTTGGTTCGTACCACGAAGTTGACTCTTCGGAACAGGCCTTCTACGTGGCCGGCTCCATGGCCATCAAGGACGGCATGCGCAAGGCCACCCCTGTGCTGCTCGAACCCATCATGGACGTGGAAGTGGTTACGCCTGAAGAATACCTCGGCGACGTCATGGGCGACCTCAATGGCCGCCGTGGCCGCGTGCAGAGCATGGAAGCCCGCGCTGGCGGCGCGCAGAGCGTGCGCGCTCAGGTGCCGCTTTCCGCCATGTTCGGCTATGCCACTGACCTGCGTTCGCGCACTCAGGGCCGCGCCACCTTCACCATGCAGTTCGATCACTACGAACGCGTGCCCCAGGCCATTGCCGAAGAAATCCAGAAGAGCCGTACATAA
- a CDS encoding valine--tRNA ligase yields MADTLPKGYEPHDVEARWRKHWEDDKTFTPDPDAPGEPYSIVIPPPNVTGALHIGHALNHTLIDVLCRHARQKGKNVLWVPGTDHAGIATQNVVERALAKEGKSRKDLGREAFIDRVWEWRDEYGHRILDQARALGDSVDWTRLRFTMDEGLSAAVRKVFVQLYNEGLIYKGDYIINWCSRCHTALADDEVEHEQSRGKLWKVRYQLADGSGHITIATTRPETIPGDTAICVHPEDERYTALIGKKAVVPVLGREIPIIADAYVDREFGTGALKVTPCHDHNDWMLGKKHDLVFLKAIDENGIMTAEAGAYAGLAKEECRTRIVADIEAAGQLEGIEEIDHAVGHCYRCHTVVEPHVSTQWFVAATKMAPAARDAVPGMTKIFPETWLKTYYHWLDNIRDWCISRQIWWGHRIPAWNCESCGELVVAEEAPAVCPKCGGALKQEEDVLDTWFSSALWPFSTMGWPEDTKDLRRWYPTSVLVTGFDILFFWVARMMMMGIHFMGEVPFKDVYLHALVRDSSGRKMSKSTGNVIDPLEMIDKYGCDALRFTLTAFAAMGRDIRLSEERIEGYRHFVNKLWNAARFALMNLPEEAPAPVAPETVPGLHHQWLLHRLEVVKQDMDKALADYRFNDAAQLGYKFLWNEFCDWYLELIKPDMQSEDPKRKAEAQYVLWLALRELLVLLHPIVPFVTAEIWAALPVAAGEKATDIARELYPAARPACLRPLEAGRMELIQGIIVAVRTIKAELGISPSHKVSLMLHPVDAAQAELLEASSQCMATLARLETLTIGADVHAPKASASAVVEGCQVIVPLKGAVDLNGELARLDKEIAKLEKDVVGVNMKLSNESFVSRAPADVVARERERAEKLLDAKEKMQALRARFAEALNEE; encoded by the coding sequence ATGGCGGATACGCTACCCAAGGGCTATGAGCCCCATGACGTTGAAGCCCGGTGGCGCAAGCACTGGGAAGATGACAAAACCTTTACGCCCGATCCGGACGCTCCCGGCGAGCCGTATTCCATTGTCATTCCGCCGCCCAATGTCACGGGCGCGTTGCACATAGGGCATGCGCTCAACCATACACTTATTGACGTGCTCTGCCGTCACGCCCGCCAGAAGGGCAAGAACGTGCTCTGGGTGCCCGGCACCGACCACGCGGGCATTGCTACGCAGAACGTGGTGGAACGCGCCCTGGCCAAGGAAGGCAAGAGCCGCAAGGATCTTGGCCGCGAAGCCTTTATCGACCGGGTGTGGGAATGGCGCGATGAATACGGCCACCGCATTCTTGATCAGGCGCGCGCCCTTGGCGATTCCGTGGACTGGACGCGTCTGCGCTTCACCATGGATGAAGGCCTTTCCGCCGCCGTGCGCAAGGTTTTTGTGCAGCTCTATAATGAAGGGCTGATCTACAAGGGCGATTACATCATCAACTGGTGCTCGCGCTGCCACACGGCTCTTGCCGATGACGAAGTGGAACACGAGCAGAGCCGGGGCAAGTTGTGGAAGGTGCGCTATCAGCTGGCCGACGGCAGCGGGCATATCACCATTGCCACCACCCGGCCCGAGACCATCCCTGGCGACACCGCCATTTGCGTGCACCCCGAAGATGAGCGCTACACCGCCCTCATAGGCAAAAAGGCCGTGGTCCCCGTGCTTGGGCGCGAGATCCCCATTATCGCCGATGCCTATGTTGACCGCGAATTTGGCACAGGCGCGCTCAAAGTGACGCCCTGCCACGACCATAACGACTGGATGCTGGGCAAGAAGCACGACCTCGTCTTCCTCAAGGCCATTGACGAAAACGGCATCATGACCGCCGAGGCCGGGGCCTATGCGGGCCTTGCCAAGGAAGAATGCCGCACCCGCATCGTGGCCGATATTGAAGCCGCCGGGCAGCTTGAGGGCATAGAAGAAATCGATCACGCCGTGGGCCATTGCTACCGCTGTCATACGGTGGTCGAACCGCACGTTTCCACGCAGTGGTTTGTGGCCGCCACCAAGATGGCCCCTGCCGCGCGCGATGCCGTGCCCGGCATGACCAAGATTTTTCCCGAAACGTGGCTCAAGACCTACTATCACTGGCTTGATAACATCCGCGATTGGTGCATCAGCCGTCAGATTTGGTGGGGGCACCGCATCCCGGCCTGGAACTGCGAATCCTGCGGTGAACTGGTGGTGGCCGAAGAAGCCCCCGCAGTCTGCCCCAAGTGCGGCGGCGCGCTGAAGCAGGAAGAAGACGTGCTGGACACGTGGTTCTCCTCCGCGCTGTGGCCTTTCTCCACCATGGGCTGGCCTGAGGACACCAAGGATCTGCGCCGCTGGTACCCCACCTCGGTGCTGGTTACGGGCTTTGACATCCTGTTCTTCTGGGTGGCCCGCATGATGATGATGGGCATCCACTTCATGGGCGAAGTGCCGTTCAAGGATGTGTATCTGCATGCCCTTGTGCGTGATTCCTCTGGCCGCAAGATGTCCAAATCCACGGGCAACGTCATCGACCCGCTGGAAATGATCGACAAATACGGCTGCGATGCCCTGCGTTTTACCCTGACGGCCTTTGCCGCCATGGGGCGCGACATCCGCCTTTCCGAGGAGCGCATCGAGGGCTACCGCCACTTTGTGAACAAGCTCTGGAACGCGGCCCGCTTCGCCCTCATGAACCTGCCGGAAGAAGCCCCGGCCCCGGTGGCTCCCGAGACGGTTCCCGGTCTGCACCATCAGTGGCTGCTGCACCGGCTTGAAGTGGTCAAGCAGGATATGGACAAGGCCCTGGCCGACTACCGCTTCAACGATGCGGCGCAGTTGGGTTACAAGTTCCTGTGGAATGAATTCTGCGACTGGTATCTTGAGCTTATCAAGCCCGACATGCAGTCTGAAGATCCCAAACGCAAGGCCGAGGCCCAGTATGTGCTGTGGCTGGCCCTGCGCGAGCTGCTGGTGCTGCTGCACCCCATCGTGCCATTCGTGACTGCCGAAATATGGGCCGCCTTGCCCGTGGCGGCTGGCGAAAAGGCCACAGACATCGCCCGCGAGCTGTACCCCGCCGCGCGCCCGGCCTGCCTGCGCCCGCTGGAAGCCGGTCGCATGGAGCTGATTCAGGGCATCATTGTGGCCGTGCGCACCATCAAGGCGGAACTTGGCATCAGCCCCAGCCACAAGGTCAGCCTCATGCTGCACCCTGTGGACGCGGCCCAGGCCGAACTGCTCGAGGCCAGCAGTCAGTGCATGGCCACCCTGGCGCGGCTTGAAACCCTCACCATCGGCGCGGATGTACACGCGCCCAAGGCTTCGGCCTCTGCGGTGGTGGAAGGCTGCCAGGTTATTGTGCCCCTCAAGGGCGCTGTGGATCTGAACGGCGAGCTGGCACGTCTGGACAAGGAAATCGCCAAGCTTGAAAAAGACGTGGTGGGTGTGAACATGAAGCTGAGCAACGAGAGTTTTGTGAGCCGCGCCCCTGCGGATGTGGTGGCCCGCGAGCGTGAACGCGCCGAAAAGCTGCTGGATGCCAAGGAAAAAATGCAGGCCCTGCGTGCCCGTTTTGCCGAGGCCCTGAACGAAGAATAA
- a CDS encoding SMR family transporter has protein sequence MAYVQLGAAILVEVGATACLKHSEGMSRLLPTLASLLGYGISFYLLSKVLNVVPMGISYGIWSGIGIVLVSLLGLLVFGQKLDLAACLGLGLIVLGVLVIHFFSGSMPH, from the coding sequence ATGGCGTATGTTCAGCTTGGAGCGGCCATTCTGGTCGAGGTGGGGGCCACGGCCTGTCTCAAGCATTCGGAGGGCATGAGCCGTCTTTTGCCCACCCTTGCTTCGCTGCTCGGCTATGGTATTTCATTCTACCTGCTTTCCAAGGTGCTCAATGTCGTGCCCATGGGCATATCATACGGCATCTGGAGTGGCATTGGCATTGTGCTGGTTTCGCTTCTGGGCTTGCTGGTTTTTGGGCAGAAGCTTGATCTTGCCGCCTGCCTCGGCCTCGGGCTGATTGTGCTTGGGGTACTTGTCATACATTTTTTTTCAGGCTCCATGCCCCACTAA
- the rpsG gene encoding 30S ribosomal protein S7 gives MPRKGPVPKREVLPDPLYSSRLVTKFVNRLMFDGKKGAAEKIFYSSLETLAEKSGEEPMRAFEKALDNVKPHMEVKARRVGGATYQVPMEVRPERQVSLSIRWLINYARSRGEKGMTAKLSAELLDAFNGRGGAVKKREDTHRMADANKAFAHYRW, from the coding sequence ATGCCCCGTAAAGGTCCTGTCCCGAAGAGGGAAGTGCTGCCCGATCCGTTGTACTCCAGCCGCCTTGTCACCAAGTTTGTGAACAGGCTTATGTTCGACGGCAAGAAGGGTGCAGCCGAAAAGATTTTCTACAGCTCCCTTGAGACCCTGGCTGAAAAGTCGGGCGAAGAACCCATGCGCGCCTTTGAAAAGGCCCTGGACAATGTGAAGCCCCACATGGAAGTCAAGGCCCGCCGCGTTGGCGGCGCCACCTACCAGGTGCCTATGGAAGTGCGCCCGGAACGCCAGGTTTCCCTGTCGATCCGCTGGCTTATCAACTATGCCCGTTCGCGCGGTGAAAAAGGCATGACTGCCAAGCTTTCCGCCGAACTGCTGGATGCTTTCAACGGACGCGGCGGCGCGGTGAAAAAGCGTGAAGACACGCACCGCATGGCCGACGCGAACAAGGCTTTCGCTCACTACCGCTGGTAA
- a CDS encoding BPL-N domain-containing protein: MRYMFAAQPICILWDASHIWGLMAWRAVRALGLPCRLVKGQEIAEGAYLGKPGGVSPNGGPQQGGAGVSLLLVPGGNARLKASGLGKNGREAVRQWVERGGNYLGFCGGSGLALTHPNPDHGLNICPWARAAYPERLYHLISGHVRTHVASGHEFSPRRPAAPANQPVNGHNDTGSTAPLCPGVRRAAARQAQCGTPSEIFSPSLPVWWPGRFAPEKNDNVTVLASYGSPDADFWLADLPLQSLPSKVFSHWRDLYGLNLSADFLEGQPMAVTGAYGQGRYVLSYSHLETPHSPDANAWLAQLLRSMTGLEPTREDVPLWQLRHPCAAWPEGSGGPLLDALRHMRELLDLAVAHHLFFGRTHWLWGWRTGLPGAACNNLHAALCTAASLEPSAAALAYWQQMAPRFAKLEGLFAAGAEDYFLACRLAETLSPTMPDAIDKRGLDHQREALFGHPMNGGGILAELLEMVEELVYLSQTSMPCDLA, from the coding sequence ATGCGGTATATGTTTGCCGCACAGCCAATCTGCATTTTATGGGACGCGTCCCACATCTGGGGCCTCATGGCCTGGCGCGCTGTTCGCGCGCTGGGACTGCCCTGCCGCCTGGTTAAGGGACAAGAAATAGCCGAAGGCGCGTATTTAGGCAAGCCGGGGGGCGTCAGCCCCAATGGCGGCCCGCAACAGGGCGGCGCAGGCGTAAGCCTGCTGCTGGTTCCCGGCGGCAACGCACGGCTTAAGGCCTCGGGCCTCGGCAAAAACGGGCGCGAAGCCGTGCGCCAGTGGGTGGAACGCGGCGGCAACTATCTGGGTTTCTGCGGCGGTTCTGGCCTTGCCCTGACCCACCCCAATCCCGACCACGGCCTGAATATCTGCCCCTGGGCGCGGGCCGCTTATCCTGAGCGTCTGTACCATCTTATTTCCGGGCATGTGCGGACCCACGTTGCCAGCGGGCATGAATTTTCGCCCCGCAGGCCCGCCGCGCCAGCCAACCAGCCCGTGAACGGGCACAATGATACTGGCTCAACTGCCCCCCTGTGCCCCGGTGTTCGCCGCGCTGCCGCGCGGCAGGCCCAGTGCGGAACACCATCTGAAATATTTTCTCCTTCCCTGCCTGTCTGGTGGCCGGGGCGCTTTGCGCCTGAAAAGAACGACAACGTCACCGTGCTGGCCTCCTACGGTTCGCCAGATGCGGATTTCTGGCTGGCGGACCTGCCCCTGCAAAGCTTGCCCTCCAAGGTTTTTTCTCACTGGCGCGACCTTTATGGTCTGAACCTCTCGGCAGATTTTCTTGAAGGCCAACCCATGGCCGTGACCGGAGCTTACGGGCAGGGACGCTATGTGCTGAGCTACTCGCACCTTGAAACGCCACACAGCCCCGATGCCAACGCGTGGCTGGCCCAGTTGCTGCGCAGCATGACAGGCCTTGAGCCAACACGCGAAGATGTGCCCCTGTGGCAACTGCGCCACCCCTGCGCCGCATGGCCAGAAGGTTCAGGCGGCCCTCTGCTGGACGCGCTGCGCCACATGCGCGAACTGCTTGATCTGGCTGTGGCCCACCACCTTTTCTTTGGTCGCACCCACTGGCTGTGGGGCTGGCGCACGGGTCTGCCCGGCGCGGCCTGCAACAACCTGCATGCGGCATTGTGCACGGCGGCAAGCCTCGAGCCATCAGCGGCGGCCTTGGCCTATTGGCAGCAGATGGCCCCGCGCTTTGCCAAGCTTGAAGGCCTGTTTGCCGCCGGAGCGGAAGATTATTTTCTGGCCTGCCGCCTCGCGGAGACCCTCTCCCCCACCATGCCGGACGCCATTGACAAACGCGGCCTTGACCACCAGCGCGAAGCGCTGTTCGGGCACCCCATGAACGGCGGGGGCATTCTGGCCGAGCTTCTGGAAATGGTTGAAGAGCTTGTTTACCTTTCCCAGACCTCCATGCCCTGCGATCTGGCCTGA
- the lipA gene encoding lipoyl synthase, which yields MTQPDSSGNSGSANAPLRKPAWLRRPLASDKRFFTTSALLNEQGLSTVCKEANCPNRQECFSSGTATFLILGETCTRNCRFCNIHPGQTSAPDPTEPQRVAQAAVTLGLRHVVVTSVTRDDLADGGSAQFAAVITALRQALPDSSVEVLIPDFQGNADALRTVMDAKPHIINHNVETHPALYAQVRPQADYEQSLELLRRVNDCGMMAKSGLMVGLGETDAQVLEVLKDLHTVGCSIVTIGQYLPPTSQHHKLDRYVTPEQFDEYAAYGKSLGLRHVFSGPLVRSSYHAANFA from the coding sequence ATGACCCAACCCGATTCTTCCGGCAATTCCGGTTCTGCCAACGCCCCTCTGCGCAAGCCCGCATGGCTGCGCCGCCCGCTGGCCTCCGACAAACGCTTTTTCACCACCTCCGCCCTGCTGAACGAGCAGGGGCTTTCCACCGTCTGCAAGGAGGCCAACTGCCCCAACCGGCAGGAATGCTTTTCTTCCGGCACGGCCACATTTCTGATTTTGGGTGAAACCTGTACGCGCAACTGCCGCTTCTGCAATATCCACCCCGGCCAGACCAGCGCCCCCGACCCCACGGAACCGCAGCGCGTGGCTCAGGCCGCCGTGACGCTGGGGCTCAGGCATGTCGTTGTCACTTCTGTGACGCGTGACGACCTTGCGGATGGTGGCTCTGCCCAATTTGCCGCAGTAATTACGGCGCTGCGGCAGGCTCTCCCCGACAGCAGCGTCGAGGTGCTTATCCCCGATTTTCAGGGCAATGCCGATGCCCTGCGCACGGTCATGGACGCCAAACCCCATATCATCAACCACAATGTGGAAACGCACCCCGCGCTCTATGCGCAGGTGCGGCCACAGGCCGATTACGAACAAAGCCTGGAACTGCTGCGCCGCGTGAACGATTGCGGCATGATGGCCAAGAGCGGCCTCATGGTGGGGCTGGGGGAGACAGACGCGCAGGTGCTTGAGGTGCTCAAGGACCTGCACACTGTGGGCTGCTCCATTGTGACCATCGGCCAGTATCTGCCGCCCACAAGCCAGCACCACAAGCTTGACCGCTATGTGACGCCGGAACAGTTTGACGAGTACGCCGCCTACGGTAAATCACTGGGTTTGCGCCATGTGTTTTCCGGCCCGCTGGTGCGCAGCAGCTACCACGCAGCCAACTTTGCCTGA